In a genomic window of Gloeocapsopsis dulcis:
- a CDS encoding DUF5615 family PIN-like protein, with protein MLRRNPDIDIVRVQDIGLSGEEDPAILAWAADEGRILLTHDVATITRYTYERLANNLAMPGVIEIHTDALVGKVIEDIFIILECSVAEDLDGQIYYLPL; from the coding sequence TTGCTGCGACGTAATCCGGATATTGATATCGTTCGAGTCCAGGATATTGGCTTATCAGGAGAAGAAGATCCTGCTATCCTTGCATGGGCTGCTGATGAAGGACGTATTTTGCTTACTCATGATGTTGCTACGATTACCCGCTACACCTATGAAAGATTAGCCAACAATCTCGCCATGCCAGGTGTGATTGAGATTCACACAGATGCATTAGTGGGTAAGGTGATAGAGGATATTTTCATCATTTTAGAGTGCAGTGTGGCAGAGGATTTAGATGGTCAAATTTATTACCTCCCCCTGTGA